The following are encoded together in the Halorubrum lacusprofundi ATCC 49239 genome:
- a CDS encoding ABC transporter permease translates to MSSETSSLDRFVSPARRELWYRSYRRFANQPMSVVGLVIVVGIILAAVFAPYIAPYPEHAGTFTDFTNAFQQPSLDHPFGTDDVGRDIFTRVLFGYRIALTLVAVVLGIGVPTGVMLGLVAGYTGGWIDTIIMRITDTFLAIPPLVLALAIASAFEPTLEIAMFAIASLWWTWYARLARGLAASQVSEEYIQAAKISGASTPHILFREILPNCLSPLLVKATLDAGIVVLTGASLSFIGLGVQPPRPGLGTMVANGTQHLPTEWWITVLPGFAIFVLVMGFNMLGDGLRDLFDVEVEQ, encoded by the coding sequence ATGAGTAGCGAAACCTCGTCGCTCGATCGGTTCGTCTCGCCAGCGCGGCGCGAACTATGGTACCGTTCGTACCGCCGGTTCGCAAACCAGCCGATGAGCGTCGTTGGGCTCGTCATCGTTGTCGGGATCATTCTCGCTGCGGTGTTCGCGCCGTACATCGCACCCTACCCAGAGCACGCCGGTACCTTCACGGACTTCACCAACGCGTTCCAGCAGCCGAGTCTTGACCACCCCTTCGGCACGGACGATGTGGGTCGTGATATCTTCACTCGCGTCCTCTTCGGCTACCGAATCGCGCTGACTCTGGTTGCGGTCGTCTTGGGGATCGGCGTCCCTACTGGTGTCATGCTCGGTCTCGTCGCCGGCTACACGGGCGGCTGGATCGATACCATCATCATGCGGATTACAGACACGTTCCTCGCCATCCCGCCGCTCGTGTTGGCCCTTGCGATCGCCTCGGCGTTCGAGCCGACACTCGAAATCGCAATGTTCGCCATCGCGTCGCTGTGGTGGACGTGGTACGCACGGTTAGCCCGTGGCCTCGCGGCGAGTCAGGTCTCCGAGGAGTATATACAGGCGGCAAAAATCTCCGGTGCAAGCACGCCGCATATTCTCTTCCGTGAGATCCTCCCGAACTGTCTCTCACCGCTGTTGGTCAAGGCGACCCTTGATGCCGGTATCGTCGTGCTCACGGGCGCATCGCTGTCGTTCATTGGTCTCGGGGTACAACCCCCGCGGCCCGGGCTCGGCACGATGGTCGCCAACGGCACACAGCACCTCCCGACGGAGTGGTGGATCACCGTACTGCCGGGATTCGCTATCTTCGTCCTCGTCATGGGGTTCAATATGCTCGGTGATGGGCTTCGTGACCTCTTCGATGTGGAGGTCGAACAATGA
- a CDS encoding ABC transporter ATP-binding protein, whose product MSRDPLLDVTDLSVGFDGFDGYADVVGNVDLRVDRGEVVTIVGETGCGKSVTTKAITGLLDEPPAHVDGSVEFDGMDIRALSDAERNDLNGDRLGMIFQNPLSSLNPVFTVGEQLTDTAQFGGNKDGGILSYFRQRHNKADREGARERVLEMLREVQMPDPEAVIDSHPSELSGGMRQRALIAQALLNEPDLLIADEPGSALDVTVHDRILSLLTDIIEERDMSILMITHDLGVAREISDRIYIMYGGRIVEAAPTEEIFEDARHPYTQGLIASIPRLSGTQMASGIDGSVPEYTDPPSGCRFHPRCPYADDDCRGAEPSRTSFGSDSHAVCVRHSDDGPTPTIEGTKHRLMTNEADGTEEDP is encoded by the coding sequence ATGAGTCGAGATCCACTTCTTGATGTCACCGATCTCTCGGTCGGCTTCGACGGCTTCGATGGCTACGCCGACGTCGTCGGCAACGTCGACCTCCGGGTCGACCGCGGCGAGGTCGTCACCATCGTCGGCGAGACTGGCTGTGGAAAATCCGTCACGACAAAAGCCATCACCGGGCTGCTGGACGAGCCGCCGGCGCATGTCGACGGCAGCGTTGAGTTCGACGGGATGGATATCCGGGCGCTCTCGGACGCCGAACGGAACGACCTGAACGGCGACCGACTCGGGATGATCTTCCAGAATCCCCTTTCGAGTCTCAACCCCGTGTTCACCGTCGGCGAGCAGCTCACCGACACCGCCCAGTTCGGCGGCAACAAGGATGGAGGCATCCTCTCGTACTTCCGGCAGCGCCACAACAAGGCCGACCGCGAGGGTGCACGTGAACGCGTCTTGGAGATGCTTCGAGAGGTCCAGATGCCGGATCCCGAAGCAGTGATCGACAGCCACCCTTCGGAGCTTTCCGGCGGGATGCGCCAGCGGGCGCTCATCGCACAGGCACTGCTTAATGAGCCGGACCTACTTATCGCTGATGAACCCGGATCCGCGCTTGACGTTACCGTCCATGACCGGATCCTCTCGCTGCTCACGGACATCATCGAAGAACGGGACATGAGCATCCTGATGATCACCCACGACCTCGGCGTCGCCCGTGAAATAAGCGATCGCATCTACATCATGTATGGTGGCCGTATCGTCGAGGCAGCGCCGACCGAGGAGATCTTCGAAGACGCACGCCACCCCTACACGCAGGGACTTATCGCATCCATTCCACGGCTCTCGGGTACACAGATGGCCAGCGGTATCGACGGCTCTGTGCCGGAGTACACCGATCCACCGTCTGGCTGTCGCTTCCATCCACGCTGTCCGTATGCTGACGATGACTGCCGCGGTGCGGAGCCGTCACGCACGTCGTTCGGCTCGGACTCCCATGCAGTCTGTGTCCGCCACAGCGACGACGGCCCGACTCCGACGATCGAGGGAACCAAGCACCGACTGATGACGAACGAGGCTGACGGGACGGAGGAAGACCCATGA
- a CDS encoding ABC transporter ATP-binding protein has product MTAPVLEVKCLKKYFESSGWFSDDPPAKAVDGVSFSIEEGETLALIGESGSGKSTIAKTIIDIHETTDGLIRYQGEDITNPISDQMETIRSDIQLVFQDPTSCLNPRRTIRKTLLVPLKATGVPTENREARVSEMLERVGLTDEYLHKYPHELSGGQKQRVNIARALAVEPKLLILDEPTSALDVSVQAKIINLLDDLQDELDLTYLFITHDLSLVRNFADETAVMYLGKIQEQGPTEEIFESPRHPYTRALLSSIPVTSERDEAYRPESEPLRGEVPSPRDVPSGCRLHPRCPHATDECSMHDPETQSIDDVDITCIAYEDDTDGFDALLDGTNDTPGGSP; this is encoded by the coding sequence ATGACAGCGCCCGTTCTCGAGGTGAAATGCCTCAAAAAATACTTCGAATCGAGTGGCTGGTTCAGCGATGATCCACCGGCGAAAGCAGTCGACGGGGTCTCATTCAGTATCGAAGAGGGCGAGACGCTCGCGCTCATCGGGGAGTCCGGAAGCGGGAAGTCGACGATTGCCAAGACGATTATCGACATCCACGAGACGACGGATGGCCTCATCCGGTACCAAGGAGAGGACATCACGAATCCGATCTCGGACCAAATGGAGACGATTCGTTCGGACATCCAGCTCGTGTTTCAGGATCCGACGTCGTGTCTGAACCCACGGCGAACGATTCGGAAGACACTCTTGGTACCACTGAAAGCCACCGGCGTTCCGACGGAGAACCGAGAGGCACGCGTAAGCGAGATGCTCGAACGAGTTGGACTCACCGACGAGTACCTCCATAAGTATCCACACGAACTGAGCGGCGGACAGAAACAGCGTGTCAACATTGCGCGGGCACTCGCTGTCGAGCCGAAACTCCTGATCCTCGACGAGCCCACGAGCGCACTCGACGTCTCGGTGCAAGCCAAGATCATCAACCTGCTCGATGACTTACAGGATGAACTCGATCTGACCTACCTGTTCATTACACACGACCTCTCGCTCGTCAGGAATTTCGCTGACGAGACGGCCGTGATGTACCTCGGTAAGATCCAAGAACAGGGACCAACCGAAGAGATATTCGAGTCTCCACGGCACCCCTACACGCGCGCACTTCTCTCGTCCATTCCCGTGACATCGGAACGCGACGAGGCGTACAGACCTGAGAGTGAACCGCTACGCGGTGAAGTCCCGAGCCCACGGGATGTCCCGTCTGGTTGTCGGCTTCACCCACGCTGTCCGCATGCCACGGATGAATGTTCGATGCACGATCCAGAGACACAGTCTATAGACGATGTTGATATTACCTGTATAGCGTATGAAGACGACACCGACGGATTCGACGCGCTCCTCGACGGCACGAACGACACGCCGGGGGGCTCTCCATGA